ACCTGATTAGCTTAGCCAATAGCATGTGGAATCAGCCTTTAATCGACGGTGTAGAAATGATCAGGTTTTTATACGGAATTGATAGTGACGGTAATGGCAATGTTGATTCATTTGTCTCGGCAAATAATGTAACTGACGCGATTTGGGATGGTGCTTCTAGTGCAAAAATTAGAGCAGTTAAGGTATATGTGCTAGTGCGTGATATAGAGCTAGACCCCACCTATACTAATGATACTGTGTACCGATTAGGTGATGTTAACTTTAACGCAGCTGGTGATAACTATAGAAGAATGCTTTTTAGTTCCACTATAACACTACACAATGGTGATGTAAGAGTATGGTAGGTAATCAAAAAAAAACTCAAACAGGTTTTGTTTTAATAACATCAATTGTTTTTTTAGTCGCGCTTACTGCCGTTGCTTCAGTGTTAATGCTTAATTCATCTTCAGACATCAAAATGTCGGGCGCCAGTGAAGAAAAGTTAATTGCGGTCCAGGCAGCCGTTAGCGCTTTAGACGAAACCGTTGCCGACCAAATTAGAGGTAATGTCAATTTATTTGCAGGTAAGGATTTTCCTCAACCTGTAAACACAATAACAAGTGTGGCCGTCAGCAGTGTGGTTATTGATAATGAGCTTGACAGCAATGAACCTACAGACTGTCCGCACACAACCTTATCTTCCTCAAATCAATTATTAAAATGCAATGTCGTAAGCATTGCTGTAACTAATCAATATGGCCGAAATAATACGAGCGAAGTTCGAGCCAACGCTAATATTGCTCAGCAACTATTAAATGTAGGGAATTAGTGATGAAATACGTATTTTTTTTCCTAAGCTGTTTACTTCCTTGGGTAGCATACTCGGAAGATATTGAATTATACCTTGGAAATGAGTCAACTACTGTCGGGATAACCCCCAAGGTGTTAATCATTTTTGATAACTCAGGCAGTATGAACCAATTGGTTACCATTAATGCTCCCTACGATCCAAACTTTACTTACCCCGCAGTAGGTGGTTTTAATTCACTGTCGGAAAAGTTTATCTACTTTACTAAAGGTACCGGCGTTGATGGCCAATCTTTGCCAACTCCCGATAGTCCAAGCGAACAGCGACGTTTTTTAGCATCGATTCTAAGTTGTGACTTTGCTCACGAACCTTTAGCGACAAAAGGCTTTGTGAATGTAAACCTTAGGGAGTATACCTTCAAAGGCAGCTCTGGAACTTGGGAAGAAATACCAGACAACAATGGCGCTAACTTGGAAATAGTCGACTGCTTAGAAGATATAGAATATGACATACTTAATAATACTTCTATTCGAAATATAAACTCTGGTACTGACGCTGACGGTAAACCTTACGGTTTTGACAAAGATGGTAAACCATTACCTGATGGCTATCCCGCAGATGGTCTAGGAACGAAAAAAAAACCAGTGTATTACACAACTGACATTAACAACGCCATTAGTACAGCAGAGAAAGGTGAAATAGTTACTCTATATTCGGACAATTACCTTAGATACTCGCAAAGTGATACGGTCGAAAAAGAAAATGTATCTAAATTGGAAGCAGCAAAGCGAGCAGTGGTGTCAGTTGTAGAGTCGTTTCATAACGTAGATTTTGGGCTTCAAATATTTAACCTAAACCACGCTGGTGAAAATACGCGCGATGGCGGCCGCATAGTTATGGGTATTCAGCCAATGAATATTGCGACTAGAGCTGAGCTGCTAGGTATCCTTGAAACAGATATAGACGGTGAAACCAATACGCCATTGTGTGAAAGCCTTTATGAGGCAAGTCGTTATTTTGGCGGTCTATCTGTAGACTTTGGCGATAATGATTCTAACTATAGTGATATTAACTACAAAGGTAACACTCCGCCAAGGGACACAGGTATAGAGACAGGTAAAAACTACTTATCACCATTCGGTGCTAATTACTGTGGTGACAATGTCCATGTGATAATGATAACCGATGGGGCCCCAACTCAAGACCAAGCAGCTAACAGCAAGATTGCTGCTATGCCAGGCTTTGATGCAAGCAAAGTAAGAAAGGTTCGCTCTAGATTTGGCAGCTCGCTAATTAGTAAAGATAATTATTTGGCTGCGTTAGCAGACATCCTTCATAACCAAGATATCAATGGAAATGTTGAAGGTAAGCAGAATATAACTTTGAACACTATCGGCTTTGCGTTACAAGATTTTGCTGATCCGGATAACCCCACCAATTCAGAACTGATCGATGACGATGCAAAAAAATTGCTTGATGCAGCTGCCGCTGCCGGAGGTGGTGAATTCTATAACGTTGA
The nucleotide sequence above comes from Thalassotalea euphylliae. Encoded proteins:
- a CDS encoding pilus assembly PilX N-terminal domain-containing protein yields the protein MVGNQKKTQTGFVLITSIVFLVALTAVASVLMLNSSSDIKMSGASEEKLIAVQAAVSALDETVADQIRGNVNLFAGKDFPQPVNTITSVAVSSVVIDNELDSNEPTDCPHTTLSSSNQLLKCNVVSIAVTNQYGRNNTSEVRANANIAQQLLNVGN